A genomic window from Aquitalea aquatilis includes:
- a CDS encoding aspartate aminotransferase family protein, which translates to MNPPDQRMANAFDPTTLASLPEQEQALIRRRQQALGQAYRLFYQQPLHLVRGEGVWLYDAAGQPYLDVYNNVASVGHSHPQVVQAIARQAATLNTHTRYLDEGIVDYAERLLATLAMPGYQAMFTCTGSEANDLALRLAGNFTGGSGLIVSSHAYHGVTSSVAACSPAFGEGVALGPNVRTVAAPDGYRGNPDEVAARFTRDVQAAMADLQRHGIRPAALLVDTLFTSDGVFADPPGFLAGAVDAIHAAGGLFIADEVQAGFARSGSHFWGFQRHGVLPDIVTMGKPMGNGHPLAGLAARADIIDAFGSRVRYFNTFGGNPVSCAAGMAVLEVIEQEGLQHNAHVTGAYLKAGLEALAGKHELIGDVRGAGFFLGVELVNDRQGKQPATAAATRVVNALRERRVLLSATGSAGNILKLRPQLPFAREHADLLLDALDAVLAAL; encoded by the coding sequence ATGAATCCGCCAGACCAACGCATGGCCAATGCCTTCGACCCGACCACGCTGGCCAGCCTGCCAGAGCAGGAGCAGGCGCTGATCCGGCGGCGGCAACAGGCACTGGGCCAGGCTTATCGCCTGTTCTATCAGCAGCCCTTGCATCTGGTGCGGGGCGAGGGGGTGTGGCTGTACGACGCCGCCGGTCAGCCCTATCTGGATGTCTACAACAATGTTGCCTCGGTGGGGCACAGCCATCCGCAGGTGGTGCAGGCCATCGCCCGCCAGGCGGCCACGCTCAACACCCATACCCGTTACCTGGACGAAGGCATTGTCGATTATGCCGAGCGCCTGCTGGCTACCCTGGCCATGCCCGGCTATCAGGCCATGTTTACCTGCACTGGCAGCGAGGCCAATGACTTGGCCTTGCGGCTGGCCGGCAACTTTACTGGCGGCAGCGGGCTGATTGTCAGCAGCCATGCCTACCATGGCGTCACCAGTAGCGTGGCCGCCTGTTCGCCGGCTTTTGGCGAGGGCGTGGCGCTGGGGCCGAATGTACGTACCGTGGCCGCGCCGGATGGCTATCGCGGTAATCCCGATGAGGTAGCCGCGCGCTTTACCCGCGATGTGCAGGCGGCGATGGCCGACTTGCAGCGCCACGGCATCCGCCCGGCGGCACTGCTGGTGGACACGCTGTTTACCAGCGATGGCGTGTTTGCCGATCCGCCCGGCTTTCTGGCCGGCGCTGTCGATGCCATCCACGCCGCTGGCGGCCTGTTCATCGCCGACGAGGTGCAGGCCGGTTTTGCCCGCAGCGGCAGCCATTTCTGGGGCTTCCAGCGGCATGGCGTGCTGCCGGACATCGTCACCATGGGCAAGCCCATGGGCAACGGACATCCGCTGGCCGGGCTGGCGGCACGCGCCGACATCATCGACGCCTTTGGCAGCCGGGTGCGTTACTTCAATACCTTTGGTGGCAATCCGGTGTCCTGTGCCGCCGGCATGGCGGTGCTGGAGGTGATCGAACAGGAGGGCTTGCAGCACAATGCCCACGTCACCGGGGCTTATCTCAAGGCGGGGCTAGAGGCACTGGCCGGCAAGCATGAGCTGATCGGCGATGTGCGTGGCGCGGGCTTTTTCCTTGGGGTGGAACTGGTGAACGACCGCCAGGGCAAACAGCCGGCCACGGCCGCGGCCACCCGCGTGGTCAATGCGCTGCGCGAACGGCGGGTGCTGCTCAGCGCCACCGGTTCGGCCGGCAATATCCTCAAGCTGCGGCCGCAACTGCCGTTTGCCCGTGAACATGCCGACCTGTTGCTGGATGCGCTGGATGCGGTGCTGGCTGCGCTTTAG